CGGGCGTCGGCGCGGCCCTCCTCTCGGTCACGGTCGGCTATCTGGGTTTCCTCTCGTCCACGACCGACTACGTCGATTTCTTCCCTCAGATTACGGCCGTCGTCCTCGTCGGCGCGACGCTCGTGACGGTTCTCACGTGGGCGGCCGTCAAACGCTACGCGCCAGAGGTCAACCGCGGCACGGGTCGGATGGGTATCGTCGTCATCTGGGCGCACTCGGTTGATGGCGTGGCCAACGTCGTCGGCATCGACTGGGCGAAAGAACTTGGGCTTCCCAGAGATCTTGAGCCAAAACATCCAGTAAACGAAGCGCTCATCGACGTCGGAAAACAATTTCCTGAGCCGGTAATAGACGTGGTCGGGGCGGCTTGGCCGTTCCTACTGGTGAAAATCGTGGCCGCGGTGTTCGTCATCTGGGTATTCGACGAGCAGATCTTCGAGGAGAGTCCGCGCTACGCCATCCTTCTGCTCGTGGCCATCGTCGCGGTCGGCCTCGGCCCTGGTACGCGAGACATGCTGCGAGCGACGTTCGGCGTCTAAGAGAAGTACTCCATTTCACCTAAGTATTTTAGTAACCACCACTGTTGAACAATGGCAGAGTTACACTCAGTCGGCAAATACTCCATTATACTAGTGGACATGATTTAACTCATATCTATTATACATTATATAACTTATTCTTAGAAAGATATTTTAATTAACACCATCACCCATTAATTGCGATGTCAAAAGATAAAAATAGATGTTCAATGCGACGTAGAAATGTTCTCAAAGCAGGCGCTGGACTTCTCGTTGGAGGAACCTCAGTACTGGGTAGCGCTAGCGCGAAACTTAGTGACTCTGTCAAAGCCGCAAAAGTGCGTGGCACTCTCTCGGACCCCATCACCCGTGGTGCGCTGGAAGATGCCGTTGACGAACTTCTCGAAGACGTCGATGCTGAGTTTAGTGAAAGTAGACGCCAACAACTCCGTCAGCATGACGTCTCAGAAACTGGTGACATCGTTGCGTTCAACGCAGTTGTCAACAATGGGAAACCGTCCGTCTATTACGGAATCCGAGGGAAAGACGAAGAGACTTCCTCTCTGTCCACCTCATCGACTGACGATACGGACCTCTTCCGAAAAGCCGACGCTCACCTAGAGGCCAAGAAACAAGAGTCTAATCCACAGTTCTCGACGATGTCGTCCGAGTTCACTCAGATTTCGGACAAACGTCTCGATTACGAGAGTAACGAGATTGCGCCGAGTAACGTTCAGTTCCGAATCTACGAGAATGAATGGAACAACAACTCGGACGTCATGGTGTACCAGACAAGAGTCGATCAGCGGTTGGCCGACTACATCGACGATGCTTGGAAGGGACAAATCGAGAATGCACGAATGACTCACGACTGGAACAAGAGCAACGGTGCAAAACTTGAGGATTGGAGTCCTGCCGGAGCAGAGGAACAGAGCGGATCCGGCACTGCAACAGTCAGCATCGGGCCTAGTGGGCCTTCGGCATCGTACACATACGATTTCAAACAGGAGGAGGTCACCGTTGAGGACGAAAGCCCGTTCGAGGAAGAGACAGCGGAAGCTTTCATCGATGTTCCCCAATCGGACGCAAGTGTTGCTTGTGACCGATACCGGGCATACAATGCAAGCATAGGTCTCTTGGACGAGTTCACCTATAGTGGGTCTCTGCCAACGCCGCACATCTGGACCGAGTTCCACGGTGCTTTCATGTATCCCGAAAATTGTAACGACGGGAGCGGCTTGTGCCCGATGGCAGAAGAGAGTGTGGACCTCTCGTACAACTTCGCTCAAGGAATTTAGATTCCAGAATCAGACACTTTACTTGTTTAATTTTTGCTAATCTCAAGAACAGTAGTAAAATCCTATATCAAAAATAAAAGTATTTATATTCTGTATGTATTTGTAATGTATGGCTGAGCAATCCGAGATGCGTGAGTTAGTAAACCGACTTCGGGCCATTCAATATGTAGTTGCTGCTCTAATCTTCGGAGTGCTTTCGATTAGTGCCGTCTTGATGCCTGATGGTCAAAACTTCTCTCTCATTCTTATGTCTGTTTCAATAGGTATCCTATTTGTATCATTTCATATTGCTACTAAAGATGAAAAGATTTCTTGATATTAGATTCTCCCACGCTGTTCGTCATCTAGGTGTTCGACGAGGAAAGTCCGCGCTACGCCATCCTCCTGCTCGTGGCCATCGTCGCGGTCGGTCTCGGTCCCGGCACGCGGGACATGCTCCGGGCGACATTCGGCGTCTGAAACCCGTCTCTTCCTCCAGTCCCGATTTCGAGCCAGTTCGTCCTCACGCTCGCGCGCGAGCGAGCAGTCGCTCCGCGCCAGCGGTCGTGACGCAGGCGACGAACGCGACGGTTCCGAGTTTCCCGCCCGCGCCGGGGACCGCCGCCGCGACGCCGACGAAGACCAGTCCGCAGACCGCCCCGGCCAGCGCGACTCGCGCCTCGCCGTCGAGACGCTCCGCCGAGGACATGCCGACGAACGACGCGCAGAACGCGACGGCGGCAAGCGTCTCGCCAGCCCCCGCCAGAATCGTCGGGAAGCCGAGTCCGGCGACCAGACCGACCAGCGCCGACCCGACCACCGCACCGAGTTCGAGGCGGAGGCTCAGGACGACGGTGAGGACGGCCGCCACGACTGCGACCGGCACGAAAAGAACCGCGTCGGTCCACGGGAGCGCGCTCCCGGCGGCGTAGTCCGCCCCGGTGAGGGCGGCCGTAGTCGCGCATCCGAACAGCGCGAGCGTGCCAAGTTTTCCTCCGAATCCCGAAAAGGCGCGGTCGGCGGCGACGAACGCGAGGCCCGAGAGCAGGCCCGCGACTGCGAGGTAGCCGACCGAGGGGAAGAGCGCGGGCGAGGCCATGCCCACGAACGACCCGCAGTAAGCCGAAACGCCGACGTTTGGGACGGCGACGCCCGCGAAGAGACCGACCAGCGCCGAGGCGACAACCGGCCCGAGACCGGCGTTGACACTCAGCCAGTAGGTGAGGACCGCGGCCACGGGGACCGCGAGCGCGTCGAGGGCGTCGCTTCGGTCGAGTTCGGGCGCGTCCGGCGCGACGAGCGCGCGTTCGCGCTCGCGCGCCGCCGCGATACCGCCCGCGAGAACAATTCCGCCTTCGAGACCGACGGCGGTCGCCGAGACACCGCCCGCGGACAGCGCACTGGCGAGCAAGATAACGGGCGTGACCAACAGGACGGCGTAGCCTGCGAGACGAGTCAGCGCGTACACGCACGGTCGTAGTCAGGCGACCGCTGTAGTGCGTTGCGGTTCCGGGCTGAATTGCCGCCGGTAGCGTTCCGGAGTCGCTGAGCGTCAGGGGTAGGGGTGCAACTCGCGGTCAAGTCGGGCCTCGAAGCCCAACTCCGGCGGAACCTCGCCCAATCGCTCGCCGAAGAACGACTCGCCGGTGAACAGCGGTTGGGCCTCGGGCACCACGACCCGAACCGCCTCGAAACCCGCACGCTCCACGTCGCGGGTCGTCAGGCGTGCGCCATAGGCCGACAGGTCGGCGTCGGCGAGGCGGGAGAGAACCGCGTCGAGTTCGGTCTCGCCGGTGGGCGCGTCGGCCGGGCCGACGCTCCCGGCGGGAATCGCGGTCTCGGCCGCGACAAATTCGCGGGCGGTTTCGGGGAAGTCTGCGTACCGGCCGATTGCGCCGTCCGCGTCGGCGGCGTCGTCCTCGCCCATCGAGCGCAACTCCATCCAGTTCTGGAGCGCCTCGGCGAGCGCGGACGTCGCCGCGCTCGCCGGGTCGAGGTCGGCGTCCGAGCCAACCGCGAACCGCGGCCACTCGCCCTCGCGGTGGACCGCGACCGCGACCACCGGCACGTCCACGTCCTGCGTGACCAGCAGGGGCGTCACCGACAACTCCTTCGCGCGTGCGCGTGATCTGAGCGCGTCGAATCGCTCGTCCTCGACCGCAAGTTCGAGCGGGTCGAACGTCGAGTACCACGAGAGTATCGTCGCGTCGCGCTCGATGACCTCGTAGAGTCCAGCGAGCAGTGCCTCGACGGTCGAACTGCCGAGTCCCAGTCCAGTCGTGATGGAGGGCTTGTAGCGGACTTCCGGCGGCGGGAAGTGGACGAACTCCGCGGGGAGGTCCACGGCGTCCCCGCTGTGGAGGTTCCGGCCAGCGACCCACGCCAGCGTCTCGTCCGCGTCGGCGTCGGTCCACCCCTCCGGCCGGACGAACCTCGCCGGTTCGACCGCCGAATCGAGGTCGGCTGCGCGAGCGGTCTCGAACCTGTCGGTCCGGTAGACGCCCGCGGCGTAGCGTTCAAGCGCCTCGCCGAGTGCCTTCATCAGCGCCGCGTTCCAGTCGTCGGCGACGCCCGCGGCCTGTTCGGCCGCCTGCGCGTCGCTGAACCCCGTCGTGTCGGCGACCTCCGCGAGGTAGTACGGCGCGGGGAACGACTCGGCCTCGCCGATGGCGGAGACGATTCCCACGCGCTCGTCAACGGCCTGTTCGGCCCGCGAAAGCGTGGTCTCTAACTCGGTGTCGGCGTACTCGGGGTCGAGTGACGAGGGGAGGCGCAGACTCGCGTCGGACTCGTCGTCACAGACCCCACATCCCGGTACGGGGAGCAGGGTTCGCTCGGCGTGGGGCACCTCCACGACGCCGCCGAGGACCGACGACTCGCCGCCCGACAGAAGGGTTTCGGCCTCGCGCCCGGCGAGCGCGCCCGCGAAGCGCGCGCTCGCCGGAGAAACCTCGCTTGGGTTGGATTCGGGTTCATCGGACCCCTCGCGTTCGTCGTCCAGATTCGCGGCGACGCGCGTCCGAAGACAGCGCCAGCAGGCGGTTCCCGGTGCGAATCCCGAGACCGCGGCGTCGATGTCGAGTGCGTGACCGCCAACACCGCCGAGTTCGACCGCGAGCCACGGCGTCCCGCCGTCGCGGGCCGCGCGGTTCGCCATGGCGAACCGCGCGTCGCGGTGGTCGTCGGCTCTGCCGACGACCACCGCGAAATCGACAGTTGCGACGTTCTCGGGTTCACACTCGACGGTCTCAGTCCCCGTATCGGCGAGCGCGGCCCTCACGGCGTCGATTGCCGGACCTGCGCCCACGAGTCCGACTGTCGGTGCGTTCATAGCGGTAGCGACGGAATGCGACCGGAAAAACGCGCTGCTATCGCTCGGGAGCTACGGCGCGAAAAAGTGACGAGTTCGGAATTAGTTGAGGAGGCTCTGTGCCGCGCTGGCGAGCTGGTCGGTCTCCGCGTCACGGAGTTCGTCGTTGGCCAGCTTCAGGCGCAGGCGCGGGCGGCCGACATCGATGGGAACCTTCTCGGTACCGATGAGACCCGTGTCTTCGAGCTTCGTCTTCGTCCGGGAGAACGTCGCCTTGCTGGCGATGCCAACGTCCTCTCCCCACTTGCTGATGTCGTACAGCAGGGCCTCGTTCTTCGCGGCGACGAGCAGGCTGATGGTGACTTCGTCGAGTCCGTCACCGTCGCCACGGGCAGTCTCCATCGAGGACAGGACCTCGTCGAAGTCGTTCTGGGCGTCCGGGCTGATCTCGTCGCCGAGCGTGTCGCGGACGCGCGAGAGCGGCGGCGTGCGCAGCGAGAACTCGTCGGCCGACTCGAACTGTGCGGAGTACGAGTCGTAGGCCTCCGCGACGAACGCCTCGTCATCGGCGGTGAGACCGCCGACGCGGTCGTCGGCCGTCACGAGCGCGATGACGACTTCGTCGGTGACGAGCAGGGAGTTGCTCGGAACCTCGTCGGTGGTGCGCAGCGAGAGCGCCCCCGAGTCGATGAGGTCGGCCGCGTTACTAGCGACGATGAAGTCCTCCATCACGTCCTTCAGGGTGCCCAACTGCGCGAGCATGCGCAGTTCCGGCAGGTCGCCCTCGTACGTGGTGGCGACGTCGATCAGTTCCTCGATGGCATCCTCCGACGGGTTGACGACGAGCATCGATTCGGGTGCTTCATCGATGACCGTCCGAAGGATTTCGGTGATTTGTTGGTCGAGTAAATTCGATTCGGTCTCCATATACCCACAAACGTTTTACTCCTACTTAATTTTAACGTTAGTAACGGAGGGAAATCACAGATTATCCGGGGAGAGCCGAGAGACAGTTTAGCAATTCAAAGATGATTTAGGAACCGGTTTTGGGTTCTGTGTCTACCTCGTCGTAATTAATATATCAGATTTTAAATCAACAGGGGAGAAGACGGTGAGAGACGAACCTTCAGCATTCGCGTCATCTGTGAGTAGGTTTAATGGCGGGTTTCCCGTGTTATCCGGCATTTACCTTCCACATGAAATATGCAAAACAATAAAGTAGTGAGGGGCACTAACAAGAATCAAGCCATGCGAGATAAGATTCGACGATGGGTCATGGAGAATCCGCGAGCGATGGACGCAGCGTACGCGATGGCAGTGGGAGGGACACTCCTGGTTACTATCCAGGACGCGGCAGGTGGAAGTGGTGGTCCTTAGGAACTGTTAATTCGGTGCAAAAGTTCTTCGGACCAGAACAAATCGCCGTCGTACACGAACGGCGCTTTTGCGCGTTCTAGAAATGCGAGGAGCTCCGTCTGATTGACAGTAAAATTCGATTCCGAACTCTGTAGTCGCGGCTTTTCTTGATTGCTGCGATAAAGTTCGTAAACGCCGCCAACATGAGGTATCGAGAGATTTCTGTACGTGACTTCGTATTGGTCGCCTTTATGTTCGAGCGTTGCTAAAGCGGGGAACCGATTGTCACACTGCGTGAGTCGATGCGTTCCGTCGCCGACGACCGCGTAGTCTTTGCCCATCATGATGCGGCGTCGGGCGAGTTGAATCGCGTGTGCAATGTCGTAGCCGTGAATCAGGAGTCGGGAGAACGCCACGCCGACCTTCGCGGCCTGCTTGTTCAGGACCTTCGTGAACGTCACCGCGCCCGCGACGCTCCCCTTCTTGATGAGGTCGTGGCCTTCGTAGTAGGAACCGCAGGCGTTCAGGAAGAACGTCTGGACGTTGCTCTCCTCGATGTTTGCCACCGAGAGATTGCCGTTTCGACACCGCAGACCGTCTTCCTCGCAGTGTCCGATGTAGTGAACGAAATCCAGGGGTGACTCCAACACGTCCGCGAGTTCGGCCTTCGAGAGGCCTTCGTGGACGGTGACGTTGATGGGAAGATTCTCGGCGCGCTCCTCGTAGATTTCGGCGACCGACTCGTGTTCGTCAGCCATCTCGTCGTCGTTGAGGATGACGGTCACGTCGATGTCGTCGTCCTCACGGTTCAGGTACTTGAAGCGGTTTTCGTAGGCTTCGGGAACCGTCTTGAACACGTCTATTGGCACGCCATCGGCGAGCCACCCGTTGACCTGCCCTTCGTGGAGAACTGGGTCGCGTCTATCGACGGATTCGACTGAGCCGGGTCCTTTCCGAGCCATCGCGGCGCGCTCTCTCGGGGTGGCCAACGTCGAAGGCGGCGTCTCGGAGTCGCCCGCGCGGTAGAAATCGTCGATAGACTTGTTCAGCAGTTCATCTTTCTCCAAGTCGGTCGATTCGGGAGGGTAGACGAGCGAGAGATTGTCGAGCAAGTATGGGAGCGAGGTCGAGTTGTCCGAGCAGGGTTCGACGTGCATGGCGAGGTGCCACTCCGGCAGGTCGTCGTCGATGCGCCGGTAGGGCGCGTCGAGATACGTCGCCAACTGCTCGGCCGGTGTGGACTCGTAAGTCGCTTCGGCGTCGATGCCAATATCATCCAACAGCGGGAGTTCCGCGAGGTCCCAACTGTACTCGCCCGCGTTCCGAACGAGGCAGTCGAGGAAGAACACCCGCCGGAGGAGGTCGGCAACCTCGTGTTGGAAGCCGGGGAAGGGAGTCAACCGGTGTTCGACGCCTGCCTCAGGCGCGCGAATCACCGGCGAGCGGCGGTCCTCGACGGACATCTCGGCCTGTAGATAGTACGCAAGCGGTGCCGCGACGAAGGCGTACTTGAACTCGTCGGGAATCGCCACCTCGATTCCCACGTCGAATCGTTCGTCACGGACTGGCTCCGGAATATCGGTCTCGTCATCGAGTTCGACGCGGGGCGGATGGCCTCGAAGCGTCGGATACGACCGGTCGGGACCCGTGACCTTGTGCGACGACGAGAGGTGCGTGACCGCCGTCGCCAGACCGTCCGGCGTCGGCGGCACCGTGATGGTATCGACTGGCACTTCGTGATGGCTCCGGAAGCCGAGAGTCACGAGCGTCGGTTCGGGGAACGAGACGTGAAGTTCGTTGTAGTCGTCGGTTTTCGAGATGGTCGCGGTCCCCGAAAAGCGCACGTAGGTCTTGATATTGAGACTGATATCGAGCAGATACTCGTCGCTCGAAAGATCAAGCGGGTCCGCGTCGCCGCCGTGCGTGTACTCCTCCCCGGAGTTGAGACCGAGTATCTTCACCAGTGCGGCGGGGAATCGAAGCTCCGAGACGTAGCCCGATATGGTCTCGTCGAGAGCGCGGTCCACATCGTAGCCCGTCCCCGTGGCGTTCCAGTCGCTGGTCTGGATACACACCTCCGTCTTCGTACGGTCGAACACGCGCAACTCGGACTCTGTCTCCTCCCACTCTATCATGTCGGCGTCGTACAAGGTGTCTCACCGGGAGTTTATATTTTTGTCGCCGAGTTCTCCCACGCGAAAGGTAAGCTTATACTCCGGGATGCCGCGATTTTTGATATGGAGTACGACCGCGTCCGCGATGTTGACCCCGAGGTAGCAGACGCCCTCGAAGCAGAGGTAGAGCGCCAGCGCGACACCTTGGAGATGATCGCCAGCGAGAATCACGTCAGCGAGGCTGTGATGGAGGCCCAAGGGAGCGTCCTCACCAACAAGTACGCCGAGGGCTACCCCGGTTCGCGCTACTACGGCGGGTGTGAACACGTCGATACCGTCGAGGAAGCGGCAATCGAACGCGCCGAGGAGTTGTGGGGTGCCGAACACGTCAACGTCCAGCCCCACTCTGGCACGCAGTCGAACATGGCGGTCTACTTCGCCATGCTCGACCCCGGCGACAAGATTCTCTCGCTCGACCTGACCCACGGCGGCCACCTGAGCCACGGCCACCACGCCAACTTTACCGGACAACTCTACGAGGTCGAGCAGTACGAAGTGGACCCCGAGACGGGGTATCTCGACTACGAGGCGCTGCGCGACCACGCCGAGGAGTTCGACCCCGACATCATCGTCTCGGGCTACTCGGCGTACCCCCGCGAGGTCGAATGGGAGACGATTCAGGAGGCCGCCGACACGGTGGACGCCTACCACCTCGCGGATATGGCCCACATCACGGGTCTCGTCGCCGCGGGCGAACACCCCTCGCCGGTCGGTGTCGCCGACTTCGTGACCGGTTCGACTCACAAGACCATCCGCGCGGGCCGGGGAGGGATGGTGCTGTGCGACGAGGAGTACGCCGACGACATCGACTCGGCGGTGATTCCGGGGATGCAGGGCGGTCCCCTGATGCACAACATCGCGGGCAAAGCGGTCGGCTTCGAGGAAGCCCTTCAGCCCGAGTTCGAAGAGTACGCGTCCCAGACCGTCGAGAACGCGAAAGCTCTCGGCGAGAGGCTACAGGACCACGGCTTCTCGCTCGTCTCAGGCGGCACCGACACCCACCTCGTGCTGGTGGACCTCCGGGAGTCCCACGAGGACGTGACCGGCAAGGACGCCGAGGAGGCCCTCGAAGACGTTGGCATCGTCCTGAACGCCAACACCGTGCCGGGCGAGACGCGTTCGCCGTTCGTCACCAGCGGCATCCGGGCCGGAACGCCCGCGCTCACGACGCGCGGGTTCGACGAGGAGGACTGCCGGTACGTCGGCGACCTTATCGCGCGCGTCGTGAACAACATCGACGATGAGGACGTGAAGGCCGAAGTCGCCGAGGACGTGCAGGAACTCTGCGAGGCGAATCAGTTGTACGAATAATGCGCTTCGCCGACTCGGTAATCAGGAATTAACGCCGGTATTCTCTCTTTTGTTACCTCGTACGCAGTGAATACTACGCGAGCGCCGAGACCCAACCGCATTCGCCCGTAGAATTGTAATGCAAGTACGTGTATCGAACGAGGTTTCAGGGGCAGAAAATACGCACGAACCCGAGGGTTGAAGACGCTCGGCGTCCCAGTCTCCGGTAATGACCGAGATAATCGACGGCGATACCGTCGCCGAGCAGATTCGCGCGGACTTACAGGACAGCATCGAGACGCTGGCCGACGAGGGGTGCGAAGTCGGACTGGCGACCGTGTTGATGAGCGACGACCCCGCGAGCGAGACCTACGTCTCGATGAAACAGCGCGACTGCGAGGAGGTCGGCATCGAGGGCATTCACGTCGAGATAGACCCCGAGGCCCCCGAAGAGGAACTTCTCGACACCATCGCGGACCTCAACGACGACCCCGACGTTCACGGGATTTTGGTCCAGATGCCCGTGCCCGACCACGTTGACGAGCGGCGGGTCCTGCGCGCAATCGACCCCGAAAAGGACGTGGACGGCTTCCACCCCGAGAACGTCGGCCGACTCGTCGCGGGCCACGCCCGCTACCGACCCTGCACGCCCCACGGCGTCCAGAAGTTGCTGGAGTCGGCGGGCGTCGAGACCGAGGGCGCGGACGTAACTATTGTCGGCCGGTCGAACATCGTCGGCAAGCCACTGGCCAACCTGCTCGTCCAGAAGGCAGAGGACGGCAACGCCACCGTGACGATGTGTCACTCCCGGACTGACGACCTCGCCGCGAAGACCCGTCAAGCGGACATCGTGATCGCGGCCTGCGGCGTCCCCGAACTCGTGGACGGGTCGATGCTCTCTGCGGGAACGACGGTCATCGACGTGGGCGTCAACCGCGTGGACGCCGACAACGAGAAGGGCTACGAACTCGTCGGCGACGTGGACTTCGAGAGCGCCAAAGAGAAAGCCAGCGCCATCACGCCGGTTCCCGGCGGCGTCGGCCCGATGACTCGCGCGATGCTCCTCTACAACGCTGTCAAGGCCGCGGGTCGGCAGGAAGGCGTGGCCGTGGACCTCCCCTGAGTCGGAGCGTCCGCCCTCCCGGCTCGTCCGGTCTGTTCGCATTGACCCGATAAATATGCGAAATAGTACCAACCTCGTCGGTCGTTGATTGTCTGGATATTTTTGTCGTCCGGCGAGAAATCTACCGACGTGACTTCCGAACCGCATCCGCAGGTACAGGCGATACTCGACCGTCTCGAACAGATGGGTGCCCCCGACCTCTCGACGCTCGATCCGGAGGAGGCCCGGACGATGTTCGCGGAACTCCGGGTGGGCGAGTCCACCGCGGAGGTCGGCGACGTGACCGACCGGACGATTCCGGGACCGGGCGGCGAGCTACCGGTCCGCGTCTACGAACCGGCGAGCGAGGGACCGCATCCCGCGCTCGTCTACTTCCACGGCGGCGGGTGGGTCGTCGGCAACCTCGACACGCACGATTCGGTCTGTCGCCACCTGACCGACGCCGCGGACTGCGCGGTGGTCTCGGTAGACTACCGACTCGCGCCGGAACACCCCTTCCCCGCTCCGACCGAGGACGCCGTGGCCGCGGTCGAGTGGGTCGCGGAGAACGGCGAGGAAATCGGTGTCTACTCCGACCGACTCGCCGTCGGCGGCGACAGCGCGGGCGGGAACCTCGCTGCCGCCACCGCGCTCGTCGCGCGTGACCGCGGCGGACCCGACATCGACCGACAGGTGCTGATATACCCGGCGACCAGTCCCCGCGACGACTGGCCGTCAACGAAGGAGAACGCGGAGGGGCAGTTCCTCTCCCGGTCGGAGATGGAGTGGTTCGGCGACCAGTTCCTCGAAAGCGACCTCGACGCCCGCAACCCCTACGCCTTCCCGCTACAGGCGTGCGACCACGGCGGACTCCCGCCCGCGACGGTCGTCACCGCCGAGTTAGACCCGCTCCGGGACGAGGGCCGGGCGTACGCCGAGGCGCTCGCTGACGCGGGTGTCAACGTGACTCACCGGAACTACGAGGGGATGGTCCACGGCTTCGTGGGCATGCTGGAGGAACCCGCCAGCGTCGAGACCGCTCACGAGGCCGTCGAGGGCATCGCCGAGGACCTTCGTGAGACGTTCGAGTAGCGACGGAATCAGGCCGCGTACTCAGGCCAGTCGGCCGAACCGGTCGCGCGCGCTCGCCAGCGCGTCGGCGTCGCCCTCGCGGACGTACTCGCTCACGTCGCGGGCCGCCGCCACGAGCAGTTCCGCGGTGTCGGCGTCCACGTCGCCGTCGAGCGCCTGCACGCGCCTGACGTGGTCGCCGAGCGTTTCGAGCGCGTCGCGGCCGTCGTCGCCGACGGCCGACGAGTCGCGTTCGTCCGCCCAATCGGCCATCTCGCGGCGGTACTCGGCCACCGACTCGGCGTAGGCCAGTCCGCGAATCGGGTGCATCGACTTCGGTACGTCGTCGGGCGCGGGACGCTGGTCGGTCTCCGGGTCCGTTTCGGGGTCGGCGTCCGCACTGCGGAGGAGCGCGAGGAAGTACCACTCTTCGTCGTCGCTCAGGTCGAGACCGCGGCCTACCACGTCGGCGGCGTGCCGGAGTTCTTGGGCCGCGAGGTAGGCGTCGTCCAGCGGTCGGAGGTCGCCGCCGCGCACGAACCCTCGCTTGCGGACGTACTCGCGCGAGAGGTCGCCCGCGCGGTCGGCGATTTCCCGGAGCGGCCGGGCGTCCACCGCTTCCCGGACCTCGGTCAAATCGAACTCGACCGGCGTGTCGGTGTGGAGGTTGCGCTCCTCGTCGATGCCGACGCTCCGGAGGCTTCCGCAGTCGGGACACTCGACGCTCCCCGTCTCGTAGTAGGACCACCGCGCGCCGCAGTCCTTACACTCACGCTGGCCGCGAATCTTCATGCGCGGTGGTTGGTCGCCGCGACACAAAATACGGTCGCTCTCGGAGTTCTCTCCCCGACTCGATAGCGGAGACGGACACACCGACCCCCGAATCCGACACCGTAGGAGGTTTATATACCCGGCGTTTTAGAGAAAAACGTCAGGCGCGAACCCCGGAGACGACGACCGCGTGCGAGGGTAGCCAAGCCTGGCCAACGGCGGCGGACTCAAGATCCGCTCCCGTAGGGGTCCAAGGGTTCGAATCCCTTCCCTCGCACTTACAGCGTGGCTTTGCCACGTCAACAGTGCAGGAAGACCGCTTCGGAGCGTTCTTCCCTCGCAAAACTTGACGGCCCACGCGGGCCCTCGCAACATTCTGACGCGACGTTGATTGGATAGCGACGACTATTCACACATCGCGCGGTGAAAATGGCGTTTCGGCGTCGGCGCTACTCGATTTCGAGCGACGCGTCGGAC
This genomic stretch from Halorussus pelagicus harbors:
- a CDS encoding DUF63 family protein gives rise to the protein MFDEESPRYAILLLVAIVAVGLGPGTRDMLRATFGV
- a CDS encoding YcaO-like family protein, coding for MNAPTVGLVGAGPAIDAVRAALADTGTETVECEPENVATVDFAVVVGRADDHRDARFAMANRAARDGGTPWLAVELGGVGGHALDIDAAVSGFAPGTACWRCLRTRVAANLDDEREGSDEPESNPSEVSPASARFAGALAGREAETLLSGGESSVLGGVVEVPHAERTLLPVPGCGVCDDESDASLRLPSSLDPEYADTELETTLSRAEQAVDERVGIVSAIGEAESFPAPYYLAEVADTTGFSDAQAAEQAAGVADDWNAALMKALGEALERYAAGVYRTDRFETARAADLDSAVEPARFVRPEGWTDADADETLAWVAGRNLHSGDAVDLPAEFVHFPPPEVRYKPSITTGLGLGSSTVEALLAGLYEVIERDATILSWYSTFDPLELAVEDERFDALRSRARAKELSVTPLLVTQDVDVPVVAVAVHREGEWPRFAVGSDADLDPASAATSALAEALQNWMELRSMGEDDAADADGAIGRYADFPETAREFVAAETAIPAGSVGPADAPTGETELDAVLSRLADADLSAYGARLTTRDVERAGFEAVRVVVPEAQPLFTGESFFGERLGEVPPELGFEARLDRELHPYP
- the tbsP gene encoding transcriptional regulator TbsP, with protein sequence METESNLLDQQITEILRTVIDEAPESMLVVNPSEDAIEELIDVATTYEGDLPELRMLAQLGTLKDVMEDFIVASNAADLIDSGALSLRTTDEVPSNSLLVTDEVVIALVTADDRVGGLTADDEAFVAEAYDSYSAQFESADEFSLRTPPLSRVRDTLGDEISPDAQNDFDEVLSSMETARGDGDGLDEVTISLLVAAKNEALLYDISKWGEDVGIASKATFSRTKTKLEDTGLIGTEKVPIDVGRPRLRLKLANDELRDAETDQLASAAQSLLN
- the glyA gene encoding serine hydroxymethyltransferase, which translates into the protein MEYDRVRDVDPEVADALEAEVERQRDTLEMIASENHVSEAVMEAQGSVLTNKYAEGYPGSRYYGGCEHVDTVEEAAIERAEELWGAEHVNVQPHSGTQSNMAVYFAMLDPGDKILSLDLTHGGHLSHGHHANFTGQLYEVEQYEVDPETGYLDYEALRDHAEEFDPDIIVSGYSAYPREVEWETIQEAADTVDAYHLADMAHITGLVAAGEHPSPVGVADFVTGSTHKTIRAGRGGMVLCDEEYADDIDSAVIPGMQGGPLMHNIAGKAVGFEEALQPEFEEYASQTVENAKALGERLQDHGFSLVSGGTDTHLVLVDLRESHEDVTGKDAEEALEDVGIVLNANTVPGETRSPFVTSGIRAGTPALTTRGFDEEDCRYVGDLIARVVNNIDDEDVKAEVAEDVQELCEANQLYE
- a CDS encoding bifunctional methylenetetrahydrofolate dehydrogenase/methenyltetrahydrofolate cyclohydrolase; this translates as MTEIIDGDTVAEQIRADLQDSIETLADEGCEVGLATVLMSDDPASETYVSMKQRDCEEVGIEGIHVEIDPEAPEEELLDTIADLNDDPDVHGILVQMPVPDHVDERRVLRAIDPEKDVDGFHPENVGRLVAGHARYRPCTPHGVQKLLESAGVETEGADVTIVGRSNIVGKPLANLLVQKAEDGNATVTMCHSRTDDLAAKTRQADIVIAACGVPELVDGSMLSAGTTVIDVGVNRVDADNEKGYELVGDVDFESAKEKASAITPVPGGVGPMTRAMLLYNAVKAAGRQEGVAVDLP
- a CDS encoding alpha/beta hydrolase, translating into MTSEPHPQVQAILDRLEQMGAPDLSTLDPEEARTMFAELRVGESTAEVGDVTDRTIPGPGGELPVRVYEPASEGPHPALVYFHGGGWVVGNLDTHDSVCRHLTDAADCAVVSVDYRLAPEHPFPAPTEDAVAAVEWVAENGEEIGVYSDRLAVGGDSAGGNLAAATALVARDRGGPDIDRQVLIYPATSPRDDWPSTKENAEGQFLSRSEMEWFGDQFLESDLDARNPYAFPLQACDHGGLPPATVVTAELDPLRDEGRAYAEALADAGVNVTHRNYEGMVHGFVGMLEEPASVETAHEAVEGIAEDLRETFE
- a CDS encoding DUF7117 family protein, with protein sequence MKIRGQRECKDCGARWSYYETGSVECPDCGSLRSVGIDEERNLHTDTPVEFDLTEVREAVDARPLREIADRAGDLSREYVRKRGFVRGGDLRPLDDAYLAAQELRHAADVVGRGLDLSDDEEWYFLALLRSADADPETDPETDQRPAPDDVPKSMHPIRGLAYAESVAEYRREMADWADERDSSAVGDDGRDALETLGDHVRRVQALDGDVDADTAELLVAAARDVSEYVREGDADALASARDRFGRLA